Proteins encoded by one window of Paenibacillus sp. DCT19:
- a CDS encoding DUF421 domain-containing protein → MPEWLEVTFRTLAAVTVLFFITKILGKRQISELSLFEYITGITLGNLVGYISLDTDTKWYLGFLAVFVWVSVSAGAEYLTMKSKKFRDIVDGKSTILIENGAVIEKALAKERLTIDEFLEQLRKKDVFRVADVEFAVMEQSGDISVMLKKEYQPLTANALGYHISSEKEPRTIIMDGHILPDTLQVTGYNEDWVQKELRKLGLNLGQVSIGQVDSKGELTIQTGTDSLPKPANSNPKDQITELVTRLQDDLMMKKQLASNDKDRLKYQEALDQFQTAMHAYQKQQ, encoded by the coding sequence CTGTTTTTCATTACGAAAATTCTAGGAAAGCGCCAAATTTCTGAATTGTCTTTGTTTGAGTATATTACGGGGATTACCTTAGGTAATTTGGTGGGGTATATTTCGTTAGATACAGATACAAAGTGGTATTTAGGTTTTCTTGCGGTATTTGTATGGGTTTCCGTGTCTGCAGGTGCGGAGTACTTAACGATGAAAAGTAAAAAGTTTCGGGATATTGTAGACGGGAAATCAACAATTCTTATTGAAAATGGAGCAGTGATCGAAAAAGCTCTAGCGAAAGAACGCTTGACGATTGATGAATTTCTGGAGCAGCTTCGTAAAAAAGATGTGTTTCGAGTTGCCGATGTTGAGTTTGCCGTAATGGAACAGAGTGGAGATATCAGTGTCATGTTAAAAAAAGAGTATCAACCCCTTACAGCCAACGCATTGGGCTATCATATATCTTCTGAAAAGGAACCCAGAACAATCATTATGGATGGGCATATCTTGCCAGATACTTTACAAGTAACAGGATATAATGAAGATTGGGTACAAAAAGAGCTACGCAAGCTTGGCTTGAATTTGGGACAAGTCTCGATTGGTCAGGTGGATAGCAAGGGAGAACTTACAATACAGACAGGTACAGATTCTTTGCCTAAACCGGCAAATTCCAATCCAAAGGATCAAATAACGGAGTTAGTTACAAGACTGCAGGATGATTTAATGATGAAAAAACAACTTGCATCCAATGATAAGGATCGTCTCAAATATCAAGAAGCACTAGACCAATTTCAAACGGCAATGCATGCTTATCAAAAACAACAATAA